One genomic window of Oncorhynchus kisutch isolate 150728-3 linkage group LG26, Okis_V2, whole genome shotgun sequence includes the following:
- the fam124a gene encoding protein FAM124A, whose product MLLSVEMEKNLTEDDCVDSGAETGGSDYSPMSSASSELSMVELQDPFLVSVHLITDPGQAKSLQHAADTVLAWVHPELQLFRISERAAWQQKSKRQSCHASASFSANHGPPQCQPALAVILFLQEQYGGEDQIVTLHRALQRPPWHFHHTERVNNGRRMLPLTPCSQDFFTLAPGTPLWAVRQVHYGKEIVRFTVYCRYESFRDMVRMYRMILQRKLAQRKEDFCFFVVYSNPDTEIQLSFKRLPRGQSPAPTESAVIEMRVRDVGALVPLLPYPCTPISEVRWQTEDYDGNKILLQVLCARYKRRHTIDQPGDSAPSPLPTDPAMTLPSAGTYGRGPASYRNRRYHRNSSRTQTLPLPQTQNQTQCRSSQASQTSLSLACEEEEMEMGARSKSWRTGRTRSLFSLPSLAGFTGSRSRSAGSSPGTSPSPTHHRSHSHSLSSSLVPPFRLNVDALIGAEETDVDTGIKVDAGSIVDLSVVSAYSRSRRPTPPRPLSAPPRDPTSSPSHANVKPKASTLGRPPVPMRTSSLASSNSIPSTLQRPRPNSAFLPLSGQPSLRDPITRSQLDSSDSIIGVVSQNRSGKEVGVEEDDQEFYI is encoded by the exons gtgagtTATCCATGGTGGAGCTGCAGGATCCCTTCCTGGTCAGTGTTCACCTCATTACTGACCCGGGCCAGGCCAAGTCCCTGCAGCATGCTGCCGACACTGTCCTGGCCTGGGTCCACCCTGAACTGCAGCTTTTCCGCATCTCCGAGAGAGCCGCCTGGCAACAAAAATCCAAGCGCCAATCATGTCATGCTTCAGCATCTTTTTCAGCCAATCACGGCCCTCCGCAGTGCCAGCCGGCGCTGGCCGTCATCCTCTTCCTGCAGGAGCAATACGGGGGTGAGGATCAGATCGTGACGTTACACCGTGCTCTCCAGCGCCCCCCATGGCACTTCCACCACACCGAGAGGGTCAACAACGGCCGTAGGATGCTCCCGCTTACTCCCTGCAGCCAAGACTTCTTCACCCTGGCCCCGGGGACTCCTCTGTGGGCGGTTCGCCAGGTTCACTACGGCAAAGAGATTGTGCGCTTCACAGTGTACTGCCGTTACGAGAGCTTCCGGGACATGGTGCGCATGTACCGGATGATCCTCCAGAGGAAGTTGGCCCAGAGGAAAGAAGACTTTTGTTTTTTCGTGGTGTACTCCAACCCGGATACCGAGATCCAGCTGTCATTCAAGCGGTTGCCGAGGGGCCAGAGCCCCGCTCCTACGGAGTCGGCGGTGATAGAGATGAGGGTGAGGGACGTTGGGGCGTTGGTGCCCCTCCTGCCGTACCCCTGTACCCCCATCAGTGAGGTACGCTGGCAGACTGAAGACTACGACGGGAATAAGATACTGCTGCAG gtcctGTGTGCACGCTACAAACGTAGACATACTATCGACCAGCCAGGAGACTCTGCCCCCTCGCCGCTGCCCACTGACCCAGCCATGACTCTGCCCTCAGCGGGCACATATGGCCGGGGACCTGCCTCTTACAGGAACCGGCGCTACCACCGTAACTCGTCCCGGACCCAAACCCTGCCCCTGCCacagacccagaaccagacccaatGCAGGTCCAGCCAGGCCTCACAAACCTCCCTTTCCTTGGCCTGTGAAGAGGAGGAAATGGAGATGGGGGCTCGCTCTAAATCCTGGAGGACCGGTCGAACCCGCTCTCTGTTCTCCCTGCCCAGCCTGGCAGGGTTCACCGGCTCTCGCTCCCGCTCTGCCGGGTCCTCCCCCGGTACCTCACCCAGCCCTACCCACCACAGAAGCCACTCCCACTCCCTTAGCTCCTCCCTGGTCCCACCCTTCCGTCTCAACGTGGATGCTCTGATTGGTGCGGAGGAGACGGATGTGGACACAGGGATAAAAGTGGATGCGGGCAGCATTGTTGACCTGTCGGTAGTGTCTGCATACTCTAGGAGTCGCAGACCCACGCCACCACGCCCTCTCTCTGCACCTCCGCGGGACCCAACCTCCTCCCCATCCCACGCCAACGTCAAGCCCAAGGCGTCAACGCTAGGCCGCCCTCCTGTTCCCATGAGAACCAGCAGCCTGGCCTCCTCCAATAGCATACCTTCCACCCTGCAGCGGCCACGCCCCAACAGTGCTTTCTTGCCCCTGAGTGGCCAGCCTTCCCTGAGGGATCCCATCACGCGCAGCCAATTAGACAGCTCTGACAGCATTATTGGGGTGGTGTCTCAGAACAGGTCTGGCAAGGAGGTCGGGGTGGAGGAAGACGACCAGGAGTTCTATATCTGA